A genomic segment from Agelaius phoeniceus isolate bAgePho1 chromosome 2, bAgePho1.hap1, whole genome shotgun sequence encodes:
- the LOC143693435 gene encoding uncharacterized protein LOC143693435 encodes MPQNKSKQRSSDSSETVAVHSHPTETLNLLTTDLRCRICVPGYSWLYFKAGELLASLVLGTPCIHRQEKHFKHGREKLADEGSSAGTAQPQQRPARCHACHRRTRSASLFPKLLTTKSACPPTLPYVSRGNVNLAGGDQRPAGLQARGAPAQLGRREAAPPSNQEGKQDRPPPVPTTIRGAQRSPGSQAAEPHMPRGFSYGAGSLGAAGGAAVPPLGREAAPGSRTSGAAHGADTAQAPRAFLRGLATHSATDNARTRLRTDSPGAGRRPPCPGLGAGGVAARGRNRDPDPNLFPAPAAHPPLPRAPAAPLRRYRESECRAHRARVELPPTR; translated from the exons ATGCCTCAGAACAAGTCTAAGCAACGCTCA TCTGACAGTTCTGAAACAGTGGCAGTGCACAGTCACCCTACTGAGACTCTCAACCTGCTGACCACGGATCTGCGGTGCCGAATTTGCGTTCCAGGGTATTCTTGGCTGTATTTCAAAGCAGGCGAACTGCTAGCGTCACTGGTTCTGGGAACACCGTGCATACACAGGCAAGAGAAACATTTTAAGCACGGACGGGAGAAGCTCGCAGATGAGGGCAGCAGTGCGGGCACAGCGCAGCCCCAGCAGCGCCCGGCCCGCTGCCACGCGTGTCACCGCCGCACTCGCTCTGCCTCCCTCTTCCCAAAGCTGCTAACCACAAAGTCTGCTTGCCCCCCCACACTCCCTTATGTTTCCAGAGGGAATGTGAACCTTGCCGGCGGAGATCAGAGGCCAGCAGGTCTCCAGGCACGGGGAGcccctgctcagctggggcGAAGGGAGGCTGCTCCTCCAAGCAATCAGGAGGGAAAGCAGGACCGACCCCCGCCAGTCCCCACTACCATTCGAGGTGCTCAGCGCTCTCCCGGCTCCCAAGCCGCGGAACCCCACATGCCAAGAGGCTTTTCCTACGGAGCCGGGAGCCTCGGCgcggccggcggggccgcggtTCCGCCGCTCGGCCGGGAAGCGGCGCCGGGGTCCCGGACGAGCGGGGCGGCTCACGGCGCGGACACTGCGCAGGCGCCGCGCGCCTTCCTCCGCGGGCTGGCTACACACAGCGCCACAGACAATGCACGCACCCGGCTCAGGACGGACTCGCCAGGGGCGgggcgccgcccgccctgccccgggctcggTGCTGGCGGTGTCGCCGCCCGCGGCCGCAACCGCGACCCCGACCCCAACCTATTCCCGGCACCCGCCGCTCACCCTCCGCTTCCTCGCGCGCCGGCCGCGCCCCTCCGCCGCTATCGCGAGAGTGAGTGCAGGGCGCACCGCGCGCGCGTGGAACTCCCCCCGACGCGCTGA
- the TXNDC9 gene encoding thioredoxin domain-containing protein 9, producing the protein MAADTSVDILQKVLENEILQSAKVVEEHLDAELQKLDQMDEDELEHLKQRRLEALKKSQQQKQEWLSKGHGEYREIPSERDFFQEVKESKNVVCHFYRDTTFRCQIMDKHLTVLAKKHIETKFLKLNAEKSPFLCERLRIKVIPTLALIKDGKTQDYVVGFTDLGNTDDFTTETLEWRLGCADVINYSGNLMDPPFQSQKKYGTSFTKLDKKTIRGKIYDSDSDDD; encoded by the exons ATGGCTGCTGATACCTCTGTTGATATCCTTCAAAAAGTTCTGGAGAATGAAATACTTCAGTCAGCCAAGGTTGTGGAAGAACATCTGGATGCTGAACTACAGAAGCTGGACCAAATGGATGAAGATGAATTGGAACACCTTAAACAGAGGAGGCTTGAGGCCCTAAAAAAGagccagcagcagaaacaa GAGTGGCTTTCAAAAGGACATGGAGAATACAGAGAAATCCCAAGCGAGAGAGACTTTTTCCAAGAAGTCAAAGAAAGTAAAAATGTGGTTTGCCATTTCTATAGAGATACAACATTCAG GTGCCAAATAATGGACAAACATTTGACTGTATTGGCAAAAAAGCACATTGAGACAAAATTCTTGAAATTAAATGCTGAAAAATCTCCTTTCTTGTGCGAAAGACTGCGCATCAAAGTAATTCCCACTCTAGCACTAATAAAAGATGGGAAAACACAGGACTACGTCGTGGgcttcactgaccttggtaaCACTGATGACTTCACTACAGAAACCTTAGAATGGAGATTAGGCTGTGCAGATGTAATTAATTACAG TGGAAACTTGATGGATCCACCTTTTCAAAGTCAAAAGAAATATGGAACAAGCTTTACAAAGCTGGACAAGAAGACCATCAGAGGAAAGATATATGATTCAGATTCTGATGATGACTAG